In Mustelus asterias chromosome 30, sMusAst1.hap1.1, whole genome shotgun sequence, a genomic segment contains:
- the LOC144480843 gene encoding uncharacterized protein LOC144480843, with protein MEKLWKCGDCGKGFNYPSLLETHRRSHTGERPFTCSDCGKGFTQLSSLQIHQRVHTGERPFTCSQCGEGFTQLSHLQRHQRVHTGGRPFTCSQCGKGFSQLSNLQTHQRVHTGEKPFTCSQCGEGFTRSSHLRVHTGEKPFTCSQCGKGFRASSALLRHQQVHE; from the coding sequence atggagaaactgtggaaatgtggggactgtgggaagggattcaattacccatctctGCTAGAAACTCATcgccgcagccacactggggagagaccattcacctgctctgattgtgggaaagggtttactcagttatccagcctgcagatacaccagcgagttcacactggggagaggccgttcacctgctctcagtgtggggaaggattcactcagttatcccacctgcagagacaccagcgagttcacactggggggagaccgttcacctgctctcagtgtgggaagggattcagtcagttatccaacctgcagacacaccagcgagttcacactggggagaaaccgttcacctgctctcaatgtggggagggattcactcggtcatcccacctgcgagttcacactggggagaagccattcacctgctctcagtgtgggaagggtttcagagcTTCATCTGccctgctgaggcaccaacaagttcacgagtga